The genomic stretch TAATTAGCTATTAAAAATTGTTTTGGATttctttattgaaaaaaaaatactccaatgTGTCAAAATCACTGAATATGGGCGTTATATCCTTTAGGCAAAGTGTgaaaagattaattaatttattaaataaaatgtttgGTGCAACCATGGTCCATAAATTAGTAGGAAAACAACTTCCTCTCTTCTTTTCTTTAGGTCGTTTAAAGTTTTTTGTCATTCCTTTCTTATGTGACTCCTTTGTATATAATCTATTCACAATTGTGGTTTGAAAAATGGTTTGCAATAaagtataattaatatttaatgttAAATTTGTGTGTTATAGATGTTTGGAAGAGGGTGCCAAGGAGTTCATAGTGAAGCCTGTGAAACTATCGGACGTTGAACGACTCAAGAGCTCTATGTTCGGCTAAGCTCGAATTCAAGGATTAAATTGAAATCTTAAATACAGCTTTTTAGGAAAGTAAAGACATTTTTAGAAaggatttttatttaattcaaatttttaatttcatatagAATGTGTGTAATGTTATAATATTAGTATACGATCATAATTACATAGAAATTCTCtctccaaaatgaaaaaaaaaaagttgtgtAGAAATCAGTGTAAGTTTAAAGGTTAAGTCACATACATACAGAATGTGATCATATGAGCAAACGTCAAGAAAAATCCAATAAGCATGAAAGAAAGGAAAATCGGATCAATAGTTTGAAATTATAGGTTActacttttttttgttctattgttaTCCACTAATAATGTTTACATCACAAAAAGTTGAGTAAGACCCTCCTATATCTCATCACAAAAACTTATCACACTAATACTAGCATAAAATTTCCATTCTGAAAAATTCACAGCTAATAACAAATGTGGTCACATAAAAACGtactaatactagtactatatatacatatgaatCTTTCAAACAATAAatcgataaaaaaataaaaatgttacCACTGCAGTTTAAATGGCTATCACATGTTACAATCCTATGCAGCTTCACACACCTTCCAAAAATTGCCATAATTTTTCAGCTAGCAAAGAGCCCGATGCTTCTGGAGTAAGCTCCATGTCACCGGACATGTGGCACGAACGTTCTTTAGTCAGGCCGCGTTAGTTGCTAGTGGAGCTCCTTGTTGCGAGGATCCTACAATTTCAAGCCAGTTTCATTAGTTGCTGGTGAATCTCGTTGTTGGTAAATGTGGCACGACGTATGAGTATACACATCAACTTCTCTAAGACTATCTCATGGGTCAAATGTGGCACGACGTATGAGTATGACataattttgttgttttgtgaatgtCATAGTGTTCGGATTCAAGTCAGGGCCGTCAGACTGTCTGATATAAGACACGTACCTTTTCGAGGTGTGCTTTCGTTCGATCCTTATAGAAGGAAGGCAGAGGCTTGGCCTTGAAATTGAGGCTCTTTCTCAATCTTCTAATCTCAGAATCCTTTTCTTCCTAAATCAGATTTGCCTCTTTAAGTTATCACACTTCATTTGTAGATAAGCATCACTTTGATTAATGGTGGAACAATTTGAACCATTTATTATTCTTCTCAAATAACTCACACAAACAAACTACATATATACAGATTTAGTACCTTTGATTTTACACTAAGTTGAGCATTTTCTGCTGCTTTGGCCACTGATTTCGCCTCCAAATCCTTCAAAAACTGCGATAACTTCACTAAAATTACTCCAACGAGCATCCAAAAAAACACGATAAAACAGCACTAGAAAAGAAGGAAAGATCAAGAATGCACCTCTTTCCTTTTCTCAGCTCTGTCATGGCTTCTGAAGCTAATGCTAGACGAGGCAGCAGAAATGTTCGTGTTTTTCTTATCCATCACCAGACTACCTCTATACGATCTGCTATATACGAACCCAATCAACCTCACACTACCTGTTTCTCGACACCTAACCATTACTATAAAACCATAACTCACCTGGTCTCAGAAGGTTTTGATCTTGATCCAGCTTGATTCCTTCGAGCAGACGCCTTTTCAGCATCATCCCTCATTTTACGAATGGGAGGAGTTGACATCCTCGCCTCCGAAGGAGTAGATGTCACCTGCAAAGGatataacataaaaaattcaACAGTTTCTAGACCAATAGGCACCAAAGAGATCAAGATATCACTATTTCAACACCATGAGGCTCACCTTCTTCACAGTGCTGGATTTGCCCTCGTTGCAAGATCCATCCACGCGATTCTGAAAAGTCTTGAATGCTCGTCCGATGATGTCCTTATCCCCCATCTTCTCCACCATCAGTGACCTCCTAGTCATGGATTGAGCAGGCAAAGAGCTCGGATCCAATATAAGAGACGTGTGCAACGACTTGGAAGCTCCTCTCGTACTTTTAGTCACTTGTGATCCATTCGCTCTCTTCATCAAGGGCTGTGAAGCGGACGTGGGAGTGGACACTGGCGCTGCCTTGAAATTCCTAGGAGTCGAAGATGGCAAAGGCTTCGCCTGAACCCTACTCGAGTTTGTGTCCCTTTTAGTCGAACTCGCCTTCAAAAACAGAAAGAAGTAACTAAAAAACTCAACAGATCATCAACATCATTGTTAAATCTGTGCAGTAAAAGAGTTCTAGTTTCTACCTTCCGAGCTACATTCGACTTAGGAGTTAATTCCTTCGCACcatttttctttctcggtgGTTTCTCCACCTCAGGCGAAGCAGCTTCTACAGTGGCATTAGGTCCAAGCTCGACGGCCTCACGGTTCAACTCTTCCTTACCTTCGTCAGCCAAACACCCCTCACTCACGACTCCAACATCAGAACGGTCTCTTTCCCTAATCCCATCTACGAAAACATCCAACGTGGATTCCTCCTTACTAGAATCAAAACTATCGTCATCTTTTTTCAATTCATTGGCAGAAGTTGCATTAGTAGATGCATACTCTGCCTCTGCAGCCACCTCAACTGGTCTATCACCGTTGGACAGACCTAGTTCTGCATCGATCCCACACGAACCCTCCCCACAATCATCAATGCTCCACTCATCTAAGCTACGAGCAGCAGGGACTATCGACTTTTCCTCCCCCAATTCCTCAGCTTTCCTAGCAGCAATTCTCTTGTAGTGAGCCTCAAAATAGGCCTTCTTCTGAGCTACTGATCCGGGAGTCGATAGACTCCCGACCTCCTCCAAATACCTATTCGGAGAAAACGACGACCATTTCTCCCAAGAGAGAACATCATTCTCAAATCTACCAAATGAAATAGACACATCCAGTCCAGCACTAGGCTTAAAGGACTCATCCATCTGTGTATGTCAGAAACATATCAACTTTGTTCAAGAAACTTTGCAACATATTCAAGAATACAATAGTCAAAAACTTTATTCAAGAATCTAGCTGATCAAATCAAAACTAACCATTAGACAGCAATTTCAAGAACCATAATACTACCAAATTATGAGTAACATTTCAATAATCTATTGCAACATGTGTGAAAACACTAAACTATTGACTATTGCAACATGTGTAATAATACTAAATTCAAGAACCTAACAAAAATCAAAAGCACACCACTTCCCCCAACAAGATGCCAAACAAGGAGAAATATTTTAAGAATCTATTGCCACATAACAAAACAAACAATCAGAGCAAAAAATCCAAATAAATTGGACTAAACCAACTATGTAAAGGGAAAAATCAGCATACCTTCTTCTCCAAAGTTGGCCTTTCAACCAAAGATTCACCCATTGAAGCTCCACAACAACCCAATATCAATAGGAAGGCTACCCCAGATACAACTATACATACAACATTTGAGGCAAAATGGACAGATTATGCTTGCGTAGACTAGCTGCAAAACAAGAAAGTTGTAATGAATTCAGACAAGGAGATGGTAGGAGGCTGTAGCCAATCAAAACAAGCCCATGTGCTATGTTTTAGGACACCAACAATTATCCCTAAAAGATCTTTTATTACAGCAATAATTGTCAGTTTCTGTTACTTCTGGAAAGTACTGAAAATCAATACCTTAATAATCATCACCCTGAAACAACGAATGCAGAAAGAGATGAAAAGTTGAATGAATCATAATGCAAGAAGATCAGAATGTGCAGAAAGTATGCTTTTTTTAACTTTATAATATTCAAAAAGTATAACCTTTCCAAAAGATAACAGAAAAGGGTCAGTGAAAATGCCAAAAAGATAGGATTTTTTATGATAATTTCGTTCATGCAAAAGGAGTTTTAAGCTAacgttgaaaaaaaaattactgaaAATGGGTTTAGTTAACTGATGTACCTACAAATATGTGAAGTAAAACAAGAAACACTTACTAAAAGATTGAAGATAATGATGATGCTGGTTTAGATAGAGATGGTTTGAAGGCCCCCACCAGAAGAAGAGTGCATTGCATTTGCCAGTGCTGtgaagagatagagagagaaagagggaaaCATATAGTATAATGCAAGGGGTGGTGGGACACGTGTGGAGccttttaaaattgaattcgGACGAAAATTTAGCCATGGAAATTGGAAAATACAtctatttcaaatttaaatccaCTCATTGAATACTAATTATGCAGtggtatttaatttattcaaaattgTTTACTCCATTGATGATGATTGGCATTCTTTTCCGTTAGTGTTGATTCGATCTTATAACCTGTAAAAAAATTTGAGTACCCCTTATGGCttatgattatttttaaaattctggTTTTTTAAGATTAAAAAGAATCAAGACTATACTTAGTGTTCTAGAAGAATCAAGACTATACTTAGTGTTCTAGAAGTTTGGTTGGTGTCTGTGTCAGTGTACACCCAGATTACGTTATGTGATCATGATCACGATAATGCTACCCTTTGTagcttattaatttattttataaaaattattttttgacaTAATAATCCAATACCATAACATTTACTAGTATTTTTAaataagagaaaagataaatgtatataaataaattgtacatgtacataatatccttaaattttaaaatttaagtgaatttaattaaaaattaattttgttatttattgtattatatgtagtaataaaaaaaagtgatatAGACATTTTATGTCGAAAATGGCACATAAGATCGATCATAACTCACCAAATTTCACTCTCCAAAGTATCCAAGATTTTTTTTCACACTCACAGACAAGCCTTTCTAAATTATCTTATTATGGGGTCTCATTAAGCTAGGTGAAATTAAGATTTCAcatattattttatgaattaaggGGTCTTAAATGGGAACAAATATCAATTAAATATTAAGTGAATacttaaattattaataatttagaATGATCAGATGGAGTATTTATGGAATATACTTACTACGtctcattagaaatgaaacgttttcctttttggattgtcccattaaaaatgaaacgtttcataaaatagaaataacatcatctctactttttctctctcttactttaatctctctgttaactcacaaaacaatactatataaaatcttgtatcgaaaaccaaatgtttcatatttattgagaCGGGGGGACTATtagatttattttaaaaattcgaaaatgGAATTAATCTAAAATAGTTAGAGGATAGGAAGATCTACACGCAAAAAgttcataaattttgaaattaatcaaaagtgaaaatatattaaaattttactaattaaatccTATATGGCCGAAACATTGTCTTAAAATCATGACACTTATTTTATTAAGATGAATTGCAAATCAATACATAAATTTGTACGATTTCTCCTGTGATTTaggaaatactactactaatggAGTACAAATCTATGCACATTGAGATGTTCTTATTTTTTTGATAACATAtatgatggagtacggactaaacaagcccaacagcagtgacggcccatcagcccaaagcccaaggaagagtatgagttcggcattaccaaagagttcggcctcagcctacagctcggtaaaagccaaccaatcaagctctgctctcaggtcggcatcaagctctactctcagatcggcaaccaaagcagttcggtctcagtattcgaccgaacaaggagttagtggacccatacaggatttccacaacttccaacacacccactaccacgtggtgtcaactcaggccacgatcgtaggccatgacctacgctacatccacgatcttaggccatgacctacacgacatccacgacttagtggtgatgcaagccacgatcttagttcaatgtataaatagaacttagatcagataggctgaggttaagctctctagagataaaatatcatatagcaagtttgtattgtaagctgtagaaaacagatcaagcaatacaactctgcactct from Salvia splendens isolate huo1 chromosome 15, SspV2, whole genome shotgun sequence encodes the following:
- the LOC121769441 gene encoding protein WVD2-like 7 isoform X1, with the protein product MGESLVERPTLEKKMDESFKPSAGLDVSISFGRFENDVLSWEKWSSFSPNRYLEEVGSLSTPGSVAQKKAYFEAHYKRIAARKAEELGEEKSIVPAARSLDEWSIDDCGEGSCGIDAELGLSNGDRPVEVAAEAEYASTNATSANELKKDDDSFDSSKEESTLDVFVDGIRERDRSDVGVVSEGCLADEGKEELNREAVELGPNATVEAASPEVEKPPRKKNGAKELTPKSNVARKASSTKRDTNSSRVQAKPLPSSTPRNFKAAPVSTPTSASQPLMKRANGSQVTKSTRGASKSLHTSLILDPSSLPAQSMTRRSLMVEKMGDKDIIGRAFKTFQNRVDGSCNEGKSSTVKKVTSTPSEARMSTPPIRKMRDDAEKASARRNQAGSRSKPSETRSYRGSLVMDKKNTNISAASSSISFRSHDRAEKRKELSQFLKDLEAKSVAKAAENAQLSVKSKEEKDSEIRRLRKSLNFKAKPLPSFYKDRTKAHLEKDPRNKELH
- the LOC121769441 gene encoding protein WVD2-like 7 isoform X2; translated protein: MGESLVERPTLEKKMDESFKPSAGLDVSISFGRFENDVLSWEKWSSFSPNRYLEEVGSLSTPGSVAQKKAYFEAHYKRIAARKAEELGEEKSIVPAARSLDEWSIDDCGEGSCGIDAELGLSNGDRPVEVAAEAEYASTNATSANELKKDDDSFDSSKEESTLDVFVDGIRERDRSDVGVVSEGCLADEGKEELNREAVELGPNATVEAASPEVEKPPRKKNGAKELTPKSNVARKASSTKRDTNSSRVQAKPLPSSTPRNFKAAPVSTPTSASQPLMKRANGSQVTKSTRGASKSLHTSLILDPSSLPAQSMTRRSLMVEKMGDKDIIGRAFKTFQNRVDGSCNEGKSSTVKKVTSTPSEARMSTPPIRKMRDDAEKASARRNQAGSRSKPSETRSYRGSLVMDKKNTNISAASSSISFRSHDRAEKRKEFLKDLEAKSVAKAAENAQLSVKSKEEKDSEIRRLRKSLNFKAKPLPSFYKDRTKAHLEKDPRNKELH